Proteins found in one Podarcis muralis chromosome 5, rPodMur119.hap1.1, whole genome shotgun sequence genomic segment:
- the TTC4 gene encoding tetratricopeptide repeat protein 4 yields the protein MAEEEEEHEAGWDAFLDRFRGPERYAGALSPENWEQEFDQIPMFMRKAPAEIDPKQNPDLACLQSIIFDEDQTTEAQTYKNEGNDYFKEKDYKKAVISYSEGLKKKCNDLELNTVLHTNRAAAQFYLGNYRSALNDAIAARKLKPDHLKAITRGALCHLELKHFSEAITWCEEGLRIDPKEKKLLETRAKADRLKRTEERDFRKAKLQEKREQSRKEALLKAIKDRNIKLSLASSKEDTTISADLAEMSLDGLGSENDIGAKVCLDENGSLTWPVLFLYPEHGQTDFISSFHEESRFIDHLMVMFEELPPWDVEKKYIPSELELYFEDEEKGEIYQINTETTLLQALQHQRYFIKAGTPTFLVLVKLAPFSKNYFFGKKVHWLK from the exons atggcggaggaggaggaagagcacgAGGCGGGCTGGGATGCCTTCCTGGACCGGTTCCGCGGCCCCGAGCGCTACGCGGGCGCCCTCAGCCCCGAGAACTGGGAGCAG GAATTTGACCAGATCCCAATGTTCATGAGGAAAGCTCCTGCTGAAATAGATCCTAAGCAGAATCCTGACCTTGCTTGTCTTCAGTCTATTATTTTTGATGAGGACCAAACAACTGAAG CCCAGACCTATAAGAATGAGGGCAATGATTATTTCAAGGAAAAGGATTATAAGAAGGCTGTGATATCCTATTCAGAAGGACTGAAAAAGAAGTGCAATGACCTAGAATTGAATACTGTTCTTCATACAAACAGAGCTGCAGCCCAGTTTTATTTGG GTAACTATCGCTCTGCTCTCAATGATGCTATCGCAGCAAGAAAACTGAAACCCGATCACCTCAAGGCAATTACAAGAG GAGCACTGTGCCATTTGGAACTtaaacacttctctgaagccaTAACATGGTGCGAGGAGGGATTGAGAATAgatccaaaagaaaagaaacttctgGAAACAAGAGCTAAAGCTGATAGACTAAAG CGCACTGAAGAGAGGGATTTCAGAAAAGCTAAATtgcaggagaagagggaacagTCTCGGAAGGAGGCCTTACTCAAAGCTATCAAG GATCGGAACATCAAATTGTCTCTAGCATCCTCTAAGGAAGACACAACGATATCAGCAGACCTGGCTGAGATGTCTTTAGATGGACTTGGCTCAGAAAATGATATCGGTGCCAAAGTCTGTTTAGATGAGAATGGCAGCCTAACCTGGCCTGTGCTGTTCCTGTATCCTGAGCATGGGCAAACTGACTTCATCTCCTCTTTTCATGAAGAATCGAG ATTTATTGACCACTTAATGGTCATGTTTGAAGAACTACCTCCCTGGGATGTAGAAAAGAAATATATTCCTAGTGAACTGGAG CTATATTTTGAGGATgaagaaaaaggagagatataCCAGATAAACACAGAAACCACATTGCTACAAGCGCTGCAGCACCAAAG GTACTTCATAAAAGCTGGGACTCCTACCTTTTTGGTTTTGGTGAAACTTGCACCTTTCTCTAAAAACTACTTCTTTGGGAAGAAGGTCCACTGGCTAAAGTGA
- the LOC114598959 gene encoding transmembrane protein 205-like: MSTDADPSTLVKVLHLVFLSTFWGMQIWVTFIASFVMGNNLSQHTFGFIQSCLFPYYFHIGSACAFINLTIFAMCHPSELLNEEETMQITVFFICVIVAALNAQWFGQVTSDIMAEMHLIEQSYGLGEDAGWFPHKSFMRLRQLDSHYRELTSRLSIYHGFSSLCNLCCIACNGLSLYYMAAHLSTL, translated from the exons ATGTCCACAGATGCTGATCCCTCGACCTTAGTGAAAGTGCTCCACTTGGTTTTCCTTTCAACTTTCTGGGGAATGCAGATCTGGGTGACTTTTATAGCCA GTTTTGTGATGGGCAACAATCTCTCACAACATACATTCGGATTCATTCAGAGTTGCCTCTTCCCTTATTACTTCCACATTGGCTCAGCTTGTGCTTTCATCAACCTGACCATATTTGCCATGTGTCACCCCAGCGAACTTCTCAACGAGGAAGAAACCATGCAG ATTACAGTCTTCTTCATTTGTGTCATAGTTGCTGCTCTAAACGCTCAGTGGTTTGGGCAAGTGACTTCAGATATTATGGCCGAAATGCACCTGATTGAGCAAAGCTATGGCTTGGGAGAGGATGCTGGGTGGTTCCCGCATAAGTCCTTTATGCGGCTGCGTCAACTGGATTCTCATTACAGGGAGCTGACAAGCAGACTAAGCATCTATCATGGTTTCTCTTCCCTCTGCAACCTGTGCTGCATCGCATGCAATGGCTTGAGCCTCTACTATATGGCTGCTCACCTTTCAACATTGTAA